Below is a genomic region from Anoplopoma fimbria isolate UVic2021 breed Golden Eagle Sablefish chromosome 20, Afim_UVic_2022, whole genome shotgun sequence.
AACACCATGCACgagacacatacagtatatgtggcACATGGCAGTGTGATGATGATTATATGATTTTATGTCTGTAGTTACATTCATAGCTATGGGAACTTTGGGATGTCTATTCCTTGTTTTGGTTTGCTTATTTATATTATAGATTATAGTTATAACTTAACTCCCTCTGTTTGTAAACAAAGTATGTCTTAGTAGTAGTATGCAGTATGACAGCAGCCTAAAGCTAATTTCTTGTTTTGATCAGTTGCACATTCCAACCAACTGATTATCTTGTAGTAAAATACGAGTAATTTCAATTATCTACAATAAATggcaaatattttcaaaaagtgctTAATGGGCAGGATGCATTGCAATCACACTGAATCTGGGTACATTTCTGTTAAAGCCTTATTCATAGATGTTAGTGATGTTTaatgtgatatatttatatgtatatatatatatgtatatatatatatatatatgtatatatatagcatgTGATGTCATAACATTGCTCAAAATGTGGCTTTCAGAGTAGTTTTGTGATTAATTGTAATGATACcattgttgatttatttctaaatgttctGTATCAATTGGAACCACTGCGATTTATGCAGATTCATCACTTAACTTGAGGAATTTATCTGTGAAGTTGAGCCAGTTGTGGTGCAAACTAAATATTGTGACATAAATTGAGTTGACTTTACTTGACTTAACATTTACAGACAAACATGCCCGTGAGTCAAAGACAGAAGTTTGGACAAATAGTTGAGAAAAGCTAAGAGGGAGCAGTTACAGAGGGACGGCGGACATGTGGGTCCTGACTTTGaaggaaaagcagcagagaaggaaaaaaataatctcttcTTGAGGCTTCTTCTTCATTTGCACCTGGAAAGAGCCTCCTGCATCTTCTCCTGCACGTTCTCCATCTTCTCGGCCCACTCCTCGCTCAGACCCTCCTCGTCGTCCCCAATGATGGTGGAGTATCCCATGAAGGCGATGAGGCCGATGCAGAATAGGTAGGTGAGGCGTGTGCAGAGCCGCTCCATGGTGCGGCGGTCGCCCTGAGAGTGCTTCAGGTACACCTCCAGGATGGGTCTGCTGAAGAGCTTCGGCTTGCCCACCACGCCGTCATAGAGCGTGTGCAGGTTCTGGTCTCCCATGTCATTGGCGTAGCTCACCTCGAAGTCGTCCTTCTTGCGTTCGCAGAGGTCCGGCCGCGCCTCCACCATCTCCATGAACTTCCTGAACTGGTTCTTCAGGTTCTCCTCCACGCAGCAGTACTGCCCGTCCAGCGTTTCCTTCTTGATCTGGACCAGCGTGTTGCGGTTCATCTGAGAGAGCTCGTCCAGCGCCCGGTGGACCGAGCCGAACTCGCGCTTCAGGGTGCGGATGTCCTCGTCGTCGACGTGGTGCAGCACCACCCGGATCAGGGAGCCGGCCACGCCAAAAATGGGGTTAACCACAGCTGCCGCCGAGGAGATGGTGGCCACACACTGGAGCACTTTGACCAGGCCCTGCTTCAGCTTGGCCCGGTCCTCGATGATCTCCTCTTCCATCATGTTGTTCTGGTGGTGCAGATGTTGAGGGCTCTGTGTGCAGATGTTATCGTCTGTGAAAGAGAAAGGtcatagtttattattattgatggtCTTTAGGATGCTGCAGTGTCATTTATTAAAGCGAGGCACTCTGTTTGTTCATGGGACAGTTTTGAGCGTAGTATTAAAGGGGCATTGCACCAATTTTAAAGGAGTACTACTCAGCTCTTGGAAGTTGTACATTGTCTTATGTGGCTGTGGAGGGAGCTTTAATTTAAGGGAAAATAGAGACAATTTGTTACActtcttaattaattaattctaaTTATTTGCTGGAGTAAACTAGAAAGTGTTTGCCATCAAGAATGAACTACATGATATCAaaaccatgttgtttttaaccTCAGTAATATGCTCCTAAGTGATTTATTCAATATTATAATTGCAGTTGCAATAAGTTGTTTAATCAGTCACCAAGgaatgaagcttttttttttaaattgatttcatTAATTGTTAAAAACTGTCCATACATTCACTGCTTCCAGCCtgtcaaatgtgaggatttcaTGCTTGTTTCGTCGTAAATGGTATTAAATTAGAAATTCGCTATGCTGCTGGTTGGATGAGAAAAGTAATTGAATTCGCCAACTTGGGC
It encodes:
- the LOC129109755 gene encoding protein rapunzel-like translates to MMEEEIIEDRAKLKQGLVKVLQCVATISSAAAVVNPIFGVAGSLIRVVLHHVDDEDIRTLKREFGSVHRALDELSQMNRNTLVQIKKETLDGQYCCVEENLKNQFRKFMEMVEARPDLCERKKDDFEVSYANDMGDQNLHTLYDGVVGKPKLFSRPILEVYLKHSQGDRRTMERLCTRLTYLFCIGLIAFMGYSTIIGDDEEGLSEEWAEKMENVQEKMQEALSRCK